Genomic DNA from Paenibacillus sp. KS-LC4:
GATGTTTACGCCGTTTTGCTCACACCACTTTGGCAGCATGTCGGCAATTTCACCGATCAGCTCAATACCAGTCAGGCCGCCGCCGCCAACAACGATCGTTGCGTCAGCTTTGTTTTTCGATTTTGCATACGCAGCAAGGCGCTCTTGAATGTGCGCGCTCACGCGGTTAGCTTCCTCAACCGATTTCAGCGTCAGGCTGTTCTCTTCAAGGCCTGGAATGCCGAAAAATGCCGTTTCGCCGCCAAGAGCGATAACAAGCGTATCATAGGAAGTTTTTGCACCGCTCGAAAGATGAACTTGCTTCTGATCCGGATCAATTTTGTCGACAGTGTCGATAACCAAATTGATGGATTTATCTTTGAACAGCTTTGTCAGCGGCAGGGCAACGTTGTTCTCATGAACGCCGCCAACAGCCAGACGATGCAATTCGGTTACGATTTGGTGAGATGGAATACGGTTAACAACGGTAATGCTTGCTTCCTCGGGGGATAAATGTTTGCGAGTTGTAAGTGCGCTCAGCAAACCGCCATATCCGCCACCCAAAATCAAAATATGCTTAGACATACTGTTCCTCCGTTCTCATTCTGATCCGATCTTAACGTTGTTTGTTGCGCTCAGCCAATACATCTAGGAACGATTGCGCGAAACGCAATGTTTGTTGAACCTGAGGATCCTTCAGCATTTTGAGAATGCCGAACAGACCAATTGTCGTAGGCTCTGCTTGTGCACGATCATTTGCTTCTACAGCAGCCGATGCAATGCCCTTAGCCTTGTCCGTAATCGGCTTAACGAATTCCTCAATACCATGCTTCATGTCGCCCATAAGCACTTGGTCATTCGCCACAGTTGTTGCTACATCATAAGCTTTGGTCATCAAAGTAACCATTTCAGCAAGCTTAGGCAAGCTTTCTACCAGCTGATTCAGCGAGCTTTGGATTTCCGGTTTAAGCAATTGCTCCAGAACGTCCAGTTCACTACGTACAGATCCCGTCTGTACTTCTTGCTCTGTTAATGTTTCCGACATACGAAAAATGCCTCCCTTGCGTTGTTTGTTGCATGATTAGTTAAACGCCGTTACAACGGCAAGCCTCCTCTGAAAAAAGCCTGAATTTGTGAAATGTTTCACAATAAGGGTGCATAATTAGAGGGACTTGACCACACTCATGTTCATTTTATTCCTTTACGACAAAAACTGCAATTACAACTTTTAGATCCTTTATTATATTTTAATAAAAGGACTGCTTCTGCGAGCAGTCCTCCGTTTTATAATGCTTATATTATAGCTTAAAATCATTATCCGCATTCACTTCCTCTGCCGCATAAAGCGGGGAACGCGCCTGTAGCCAATGGAAAAAATTCGTTGCGATAACCTTCAGCACTGCATAGCCTGGAACGGCTAAAATAATGCCCGCCACGCCAAACAAATTTCCCGCAGTTAAAATGACGAAAATAATCGTAATGGGATGAATCTTCATGCTTTTTCCCATAATTTGCGGAGAAATAAACTTTCCTTCAATCAGCTGGACAATCGTCCAGATCACAATCATTTTAAGCAGCATAACAGGTGAGGTTACCATCGCTACAATGAGCGCCGGCGTAATCGCGATAGCTGGCCCCAAATACGGAATAATGGCAGTACAAGCAGCGATCAACGCTAGCACCAGCGAGTACTCAAGTCCAATAATCAAATAACCGATATACAGCAGCAGGCCAATACAGAAGCTCACAATAATCTGCCCTCTTATATAGCTGCTGATTTGGCCGTTCATTTCGCCCATAATGCGCTTCGTGTGCACTCTCATGTTCGTTGGCAGTATCGCAGCAATATAATTCGGCAGCTTCTTGCCATCCTTCAATAAGTAGAACAGAATAAACGGCAGCGTAATGACCGCAAGCACAACATCTTTAAGTGCCCCTACGAATGAACCTACACTTTGCCATACGCCATTTAACAGCTCCGTTCCCCGCTTCGTAATATTGCCGCTCAAATCTGACGGATTTATATTAAGCCACCGCCCAATTTCCCGCAGGTCGCCGCTGTGCATCAGCTCATCAAATTTCGTTCGCAGCTGATCCGCATAGCCGGGCAAATTTTCGACCAGACTTACGACCTGTGTGCTGACAATGGGAATAACCACCGTCAGCAATATCGTCAGCAAGCCCAAAATGACTGCAAAAATTACAAAAATAGAGTAAATGCGCGGAGCCTTCTTCGTCTCCAAATAGTCAACAATCGGATTTAGCAAATAATAAGCCACACCAGCTAAAATTATCGGCAGCAGAACCGTCTTGAACAATACAGTGAGCGGTGTGAACACGTAGGAGATTTTGCTCATAACGAAAATATTCAAGCTTACCAGGAGCAGCACGATTAGAAATATAACAAATTTATTATTTAAAACAAATTGTACAAACCGCTCTGTTCCTGTTTTAAAATGGTTCATCCGCTGTTCCTTCTTCCTGCTTTTGATATTCTCAGCTTTCCGCCGTAATTTCCCCGGTACGGGTCAAATCATACCCCTCGATAGCTCCCAGCTCCTGCTTGAAGGCTTGCGACCTTAAAATACGAATGACCGCATCAATAAAAACTTGATTGTCCGGCTTCTTCAACATAACCAAGTCATATTGCTCCTTAACAAGCGGAATATAGGCAACGCCGGAAACGTTCGCTGCGGCCCTCTCCGTTCCAATACCCACATCAGCCTCTCCTGACGCAACCTGCGCAGCTACTCCAAGATGATTCGACTGCTCTTGGTCATAGCCCATTATGGAAGTTGCTGGAATTTGGTGCAGCCTCAGCTGCTCATCGAGCAGCACGCGTGCGCCGGCACCGCGCTCGCGGTTGATGAGGCGCAGTCCCGGCTTCGCCAAATCGGCCCAGCTTGCCAGCTTAAGCGGATTTCCCTTCTGCACGAATAAGCCCGAACTTCTAGTCAGCAAATGCACAACGATATAAGGTGCTCCAATCAATAGTTTACGAATATAGGGAACGTTATATTCCCCTGTATCGCCATCCAGCAGATGTGTGCTGACAATATCAGATTCCCCTCTATACATGGATACGAGGCTATCCATACTGCCGACGTAGGAGCGCAGCGGACGCAGCCCCAAGCCCTCTCGCTCGATATGCTTGGCTAGAATATCTAGGCTCATATCTTGTCCGGTAATGACGATGGAACGTCCCCGGCCAGCGGCAGCTGAAGTGGAGCCTCTGTCCGATAAATTCTGTGTGTACGCGAATGGAGTACCTTGATGCTGGGGAGCCGCTGGCTTGCTGGCAGGCGTATTAGACTGAAGGCCTTTGGCCCGCAGCTTGTATGCTTCCAGATCGGAAGCATCAATTCGCATCTGCTTCCCTACCCGGTAGGATGGCAGCTCTCCTTTTTTAATTAAATCGTAAACCGTCAGTTTGGAAATTTTTAATAGCTTGGCGATTTCTTCCGTTGTATATGAGATGTCAGCGGACATATTGGATCTCCTTAACCTCGCTCAGCCTAGATTGCGGGCAAAATTTGGACGTTATTTTTACATCCTTAATTGTAACATAATATATTTCAAACATCCCATCTCCCTTTACAGTACAATTGCGACCAGTCTATAATGATGTTTAGATATAATTAGATATAATAAACTATATTTGGAGGAGAGTTTATGTTTACATATTTCAAAAAACCAGCTGTACTGTTTTTCATGTTGGCTGTGCTGCTAGTATGTGCGGCATGTGGCGCGAGCAATACCGGAATGGCTGCAACGGATACCAGCACAAGCAGTCCTAACGCTGCTGTTGTACAATCGGCATCGCCGCAAGCCGGTGAAGCTGCCGCACCCGCCGAAAACGTAGCACTAACCATTTCCGCCGCTGCCAGCTTGACGGATGCGCTGCAAGAAATTAAGCAAGCTTATGAAGCTGCAAATCCTTCCGTTTCCTTGAACTTTAACTTCGGCGCCTCTGGCGCGTTGCAGCAGCAAATTGAGCAGGGTGCTCCAGCGGACCTGTTCCTTTCGGCTTCTTCCAAAAACCTGAAAGCGCTCGTTGAAGGCGGCTTTATCGCAGAGGATCAGCAAAAGAAGCTGCTAGCCAATGAGCTCGTTATTATAACGGGAGCTGACAGCAAAGTTAAATTAGCAGCTATAGCTGATCTCAGCCAAGATACCCTTGGCAAAATCGCAATTGGTATTCCAGAAAGCGTTCCTGCCGGCAACTATGCAATGGAAGCTTTGACTAACGCTGAGCTGTGGGACAGCCTGCAATCCAAGCTAGTCCAAGCGAAAGACGTGCGCCAAGTGCTGCAATATGTAGAAACAGGTAATGTAGACGCTGGTTTCGTCTATCGTACAGATGCTTTGACCTCCGATAAAGTCATAATCGCCGCTGCCGTTGATCCAACAGCCTATACGCCCATTGTATATCCAATCGGTATTGTGAAAGACACGAAGCATCAAAGCGCAGCAGAAGCTTTTTATGCTTACCTGCAAACAGCCGATGCGATGAACGTATTTACTAAATACGGCTTCTCCGCAGCTCAATGATTGGGGCAGGTATAGATTGGCCCGCATTTTGGACGCCGATCCGGCTTTCTCTACAGGTTGCCTTGCTATCGAGTGTTGTAACCCTTTTGCTTGGAGTCCTCATTGCAAAATGGATGTCGAAAGCAAAGTTTAAAGGCAAGCTGCTGCTTGAAACGCTATTCATGCTGCCGCTCGTGCTGCCGCCTACAGTCGTTGGATTCCTGCTGCTTGTATTGTTGGGCCGCAGGGGCTGGATGGGCAAGCTGATTGAATGGGTGTTTCATGCACCCGTCATATTCACCTGGTGGGCGGCGGTTATCGCTTCCATTGTCGTTGCCTTCCCCCTCGTCTACCAGACGATGAAGGTTGGCTTCTCAGGAGTAGATCATCATCTGGAGGATGCGGGCCGCTCCATGGGCGGCAGCTCGTGGCAGATTTTTCGCTATATTACGCTGCCGCTTGTATGGCCATCACTCATCAGCGCTTATATACTCGGCTTCGCCAGAGCGCTCGGTGAGTTCGGCGCTACGCTCATGATTGCTGGCAACATTCCAGGCGTTACGCAGACGGTACCAACCGCAATCTACGTCGCCGTAGACGGGGGAAATATGACGATGGCTTGGGCTTGGACAATCGCCATTGTGTTAATATCCTTCCTTATGCTGGCGCTTACCCGAAGAAAGACCGAATAGCCATGTAGAAAAAATACACTTAAAACAAGCCGTGCTTCTCTGTAGCAGAGAAACGCGGCTTGTTTTGAAATTAGTGCTTTACTAAACCCATTCTAATATGTTAGCCTTGTTTCTACAGATATAGAAATACTAGTGGAGGAGGGACTAGACCGTGGAGGAACAAGAAGCCGTGCAAGCCGCCGTAAAAGTTTATAAAGCGCTTGGAGAGCCGACTCGGTTTAAAATCGCTCAACTGCTCGCTAAGCAGCCTGATCAATGCTGCAGCATGCTTGGTCAGCAATTAAAGATGGTTGCAGGCTCTACGCTTTCCCACCATTTGAAGCAGCTGTCCGAATCCGGCCTGTTAAAAATGCGCAAGGAAGGTACGTTTATTTACTACAGCCCGGATATGGACGTTATACAAAAATACGCTCCTTATTTACTGGCGTAATTTTTTTGATTTTAATTTCTATATTTTTAGAAATATAAAAATATAAGTGGAGAGGACTATCATCATGCTGTCAAACACGTGGAAAATTTATTTACTCGCTTTAATTAGTTTTTTGGTTGGAACTTCGGAGTACGTAATTGCGGGGATACTGGATAAAATCGCGGAGGATATTGGGGTATCAGTCAGTGCCGCAGGCCAGCTCATCACCTTCTTCTCGCTTACCTACGCGCTTGGCACTCCTATTCTGATGGCTCTGACGGGACGAATTGAACGCCGCAGGCTGCTCATGTATGCAATGGTGGTCTTCGTACTTGGCAACTTGCTTGCCATTACGCTTCCAGGCTTTAGTTATTTCATTGCCGCACGCATCATTATGGCGCTCGGGGCGGGCGTCGTCGTTGTAACATCATTAACGCTTGCTACTAAAATGGCACCTCCAGGCAAACAGGCCAGCGCACTCGCTACCGTCGTAACCGGGTTTACTGCGGCGTTGATCATTGGCATTCCAATTGGCCGTATGGTAGCTGCCTCTTATAACTGGAAAAGCGTCTTCGGCGGCATCGGCGTACTCGGCTTGATCGCCATCCTTATTATTGCATTTGCTATTCCAAAATATGATGGCGAGCCTTCTGTACCGCTGCGTGAGCAGCTAGCTCTGCTCAAATCTCCAAAAATAGCAGCTGCTCTTGGTGTCACTTTTCTATGGATAGCCGGCTATTCAATTCCCTATACGTACATTTCGCCCTACCTTCTAAAAGTCACTTCTATGAGCGAAAATACACTAAGCATCGCCTTATTCGGTTTTGGGGTAGCCAGTCTGATTGGCTCCAAGCTAGGCGGCTTCAGCACAGATAAATGGGGCGTGAAGCGTACGTTAATGGGAGGCATGCTCGTTCATGCTGCTGCTCTGCTGCTCATTTCCTTCAGTTCCAGCTCTTCCGCTATCGTCTTCCCGCTGCTTATGCTGTGGTCATTTGCGGCTTGGTCATCCGGGCCTACACAGCAATATAATTTGCTTACGCTTGCTCCAGGCGCATCAAGCATTATGCTCAGCCTGAATACTTCCGTACTACAGCTAGCAATGGCTGTCGGTGCAAGCGCAGGCGGACTAATCGTCGCCAAGGTTTCCTTGCCTAGCATTACGTGGATTGGTGCATTCGGCGTGCTGCTTGCTGTGATTTTAATTGTGTTTTCACGCAGGCTGTCCAGCAGCCACGAGCAAGCATCCGTTCCCAGTGTGGCCCCGCAGGCATGAAATAAAGTGACTGACTTGCAATGACTTGCAATGATTAGTAATGTATTTGCAAAGTTCTCTTCATCTTGCTTTAATAAATTACCTCTATACTAGTACTCAACCCCCCTTTTAATTAATATAAATGCTTAGACACACAGCCCGTTGCTGTGTGTCTCTTTTTGTCTTTTATTCAGCATACATGAAACACCTATCGCAAATAGGCGTAAATAAAAGAAGCCTGCCGAGACGAATCTCAGGCAGGCTTCTTTTGAATAGAAAAATCTATTCAGTTGTGTACGGCAGCAATGCTACTTGACGCGAACGTTTGATCGCAACAGTCAGCAGGCGTTGGTACTTCGCGCTTGTTCCAGTTACACGACGTGGCAAGATTTTGCCGCGCTCGCTGATAAACTTTTTAAGCAGGTCCGTGTCTTTATAATCAACTTTAGTGATTTTGTTCACGGTGAAGAAGCAAACTTTACGGCGTTTGTTACGTCCGCCTTTGCGGCCGCCGAATTTGCGTTCTGGACGCTCTCCGTCTCCGCCATCTCTTGGCTTAAAGCTCATTCGAATCCATCCTTTCAATTAAAATGGCAAATCATCCTCAGATATATCAATCGGTCGACCATCATCCGAGAACGGATCACGGTTGTCGTTACGTGAGTTGTTACTGGAGCGGCCGCTATTGTTATTACTGTTGTTATTGCTGTTATAGCCGCCTCCGCCTCCTCCACCGTTACCGTAGGAAGAACCGCCTCCGAAAGAACCGCCGCCCATGCCACCGCTGTCCTCACGCGATCCGCCCGCATCCTTGTTGGATTCCAAGAAACGGACGTTGTCAGCGATTACTTCCGTCACATAGACGCGCTTGCCTTCGTTGTTCTCGTAGTTCCGAACCTGAATGCGACCTTCAACCGCCGTTAAGCGGCCCTTGCGCAAGTAGTTGGCACATGTCTCGGCTAGCTGACGCCACGTGACTACCGGAATGAAATCCGCTTCACGCTCGCCCTGACCGCTCGTAAACGGACGGTCAACTGCTATTGTAAATTGCGCTACTGCAACGCCCGCAGGCGTGTAACGCAATTCAGGATCTCTCGTCAATCTACCAATAAGTATAACACGATTCAACATCGTCTCCGACCTCCCAATCGATCAATCCTTGGCTTCAACTAAGCTACGTCTCTGACGACCAAGAAGCGGATAATTTCATCCGTAATCTTCAGGATACGGTCAAGTTCGTTAACGACTTCCGTAGTTCCGTTGAAATGAACCAGAACGTAGTATCCCTCACGAATCTTGTTGATCTCATACGCAAGACGGCGTTTACCGCTAACATCTTGTTTCGTAACTTCTCCACCATTGGAGATGATGCCATTAAATTTCTCAACGACAGCTTGAAGAGCTTCTTGCTCAACATCAGGACGAACAATGTACATCACTTCGTATTTGCGCATTATGTTTCACCTCCTTTTGGACTAACGGCCCCATTACTGGAGCAAGGAGCGAGGTTCTTACTCGCATCCTCTAACTATACCAAATATATAGCCCAAAAACAAGCTTCGTTTTCCTCCCGTTATCTGGTGTTCATGAACGTCTGTCTCTCGGCTCATATTAATGTAGGCAGGCTGACCTAAGGCATACTGCTTGCAGCAGGCGGCATATGTCTTTGCATTAGCCTGGCTTAAGTAACAATCTACATCAAGCACAGGAGGTAACTAACAATGGGTGAAGGAACTTTTTATTCCGCTGGCGACAAGGCACCGAATGATGGGACGTACATCGAGGATGGCGTCAATTCCTTTCATCAAGGCATTCAAAATCCACAGAAGGTGAAGCTGAGCAAAGGACAGCGCTTCCCGGAGAACTCGAACCATGAACGCAAGTGGAGACGAATGGGTCATTAATTTTCAGAAAGCATGTATAGCCTTCGCCTTGTATGGGCATTCTAATTTGTGACGGTGTGAAGAGAGGTGTGGTTCCGTTGGACTTCATAGTGCAAGGGCTGCTACAAGAGGAATTTGTCCACTGAGCTTTAGAAGCGGAGGGTTGTGCCAAAGACAATGTCCGTAACACACGCACACTTGTCCATCTCCAACAGTAAAGCGGTATATGCCGCCAGCCAAAAGAATGGACAGGTCAGTTAACGATTACGCAGCAGCGGAAACGTTGGTACTGATTGAATAGTGATTGCTCCCATGTTTCTGTTGTAAAGTAGTGAGAAAATATACTCAATCGATCAAACACCGTCAGGAGAAGGAGCTCGCAAGAGCTCCTTTTTCGTATGTTTATTTTTTATTGTAAAATGCCTTTTCCATGGTAAAGTAATCAAAGTATGGACTACCATTTACTCCAATTGATTTGCATAAAGGTGGGTATTATATTGCATTTTGTATCAGCGAAGCAGCAGCATCCTCAGCATCCTTCCTCTGCTTCATTTATTCGCTTGTATGCTTTGGCCTTTTTCTTTTTCGCAGCCAATTCGGCTTTAACGATTATTTTGCCACTCCGAAGCGAGGCGGTGGGCATGAATCAGGCGGAAATTGGCTTCATTATGGGAGCCTATATGTTTACATGTATGCTCCTCAGACCTTTTGCCGCACAGCTCATTGGCCGTTTTGGCCCGCTTGCCGTTATGAAATGGCTGCTTTGTGCCCATGCTGTCCTTCTTCTCTTTTATACCGTCAGCGGAACGGAGCAATACCTATGGCTCAGAGCGCTGCAAGGTGCAATCACAGCTTTTTTCTCGATGACGATGCAGGTAG
This window encodes:
- a CDS encoding DUF1641 domain-containing protein; this encodes MSETLTEQEVQTGSVRSELDVLEQLLKPEIQSSLNQLVESLPKLAEMVTLMTKAYDVATTVANDQVLMGDMKHGIEEFVKPITDKAKGIASAAVEANDRAQAEPTTIGLFGILKMLKDPQVQQTLRFAQSFLDVLAERNKQR
- a CDS encoding AI-2E family transporter; translation: MNHFKTGTERFVQFVLNNKFVIFLIVLLLVSLNIFVMSKISYVFTPLTVLFKTVLLPIILAGVAYYLLNPIVDYLETKKAPRIYSIFVIFAVILGLLTILLTVVIPIVSTQVVSLVENLPGYADQLRTKFDELMHSGDLREIGRWLNINPSDLSGNITKRGTELLNGVWQSVGSFVGALKDVVLAVITLPFILFYLLKDGKKLPNYIAAILPTNMRVHTKRIMGEMNGQISSYIRGQIIVSFCIGLLLYIGYLIIGLEYSLVLALIAACTAIIPYLGPAIAITPALIVAMVTSPVMLLKMIVIWTIVQLIEGKFISPQIMGKSMKIHPITIIFVILTAGNLFGVAGIILAVPGYAVLKVIATNFFHWLQARSPLYAAEEVNADNDFKL
- a CDS encoding helix-turn-helix transcriptional regulator is translated as MSADISYTTEEIAKLLKISKLTVYDLIKKGELPSYRVGKQMRIDASDLEAYKLRAKGLQSNTPASKPAAPQHQGTPFAYTQNLSDRGSTSAAAGRGRSIVITGQDMSLDILAKHIEREGLGLRPLRSYVGSMDSLVSMYRGESDIVSTHLLDGDTGEYNVPYIRKLLIGAPYIVVHLLTRSSGLFVQKGNPLKLASWADLAKPGLRLINRERGAGARVLLDEQLRLHQIPATSIMGYDQEQSNHLGVAAQVASGEADVGIGTERAAANVSGVAYIPLVKEQYDLVMLKKPDNQVFIDAVIRILRSQAFKQELGAIEGYDLTRTGEITAES
- the modA gene encoding molybdate ABC transporter substrate-binding protein, producing the protein MFTYFKKPAVLFFMLAVLLVCAACGASNTGMAATDTSTSSPNAAVVQSASPQAGEAAAPAENVALTISAAASLTDALQEIKQAYEAANPSVSLNFNFGASGALQQQIEQGAPADLFLSASSKNLKALVEGGFIAEDQQKKLLANELVIITGADSKVKLAAIADLSQDTLGKIAIGIPESVPAGNYAMEALTNAELWDSLQSKLVQAKDVRQVLQYVETGNVDAGFVYRTDALTSDKVIIAAAVDPTAYTPIVYPIGIVKDTKHQSAAEAFYAYLQTADAMNVFTKYGFSAAQ
- the modB gene encoding molybdate ABC transporter permease subunit is translated as MIGAGIDWPAFWTPIRLSLQVALLSSVVTLLLGVLIAKWMSKAKFKGKLLLETLFMLPLVLPPTVVGFLLLVLLGRRGWMGKLIEWVFHAPVIFTWWAAVIASIVVAFPLVYQTMKVGFSGVDHHLEDAGRSMGGSSWQIFRYITLPLVWPSLISAYILGFARALGEFGATLMIAGNIPGVTQTVPTAIYVAVDGGNMTMAWAWTIAIVLISFLMLALTRRKTE
- a CDS encoding metalloregulator ArsR/SmtB family transcription factor — its product is MEEQEAVQAAVKVYKALGEPTRFKIAQLLAKQPDQCCSMLGQQLKMVAGSTLSHHLKQLSESGLLKMRKEGTFIYYSPDMDVIQKYAPYLLA
- a CDS encoding MFS transporter, producing the protein MSNTWKIYLLALISFLVGTSEYVIAGILDKIAEDIGVSVSAAGQLITFFSLTYALGTPILMALTGRIERRRLLMYAMVVFVLGNLLAITLPGFSYFIAARIIMALGAGVVVVTSLTLATKMAPPGKQASALATVVTGFTAALIIGIPIGRMVAASYNWKSVFGGIGVLGLIAILIIAFAIPKYDGEPSVPLREQLALLKSPKIAAALGVTFLWIAGYSIPYTYISPYLLKVTSMSENTLSIALFGFGVASLIGSKLGGFSTDKWGVKRTLMGGMLVHAAALLLISFSSSSSAIVFPLLMLWSFAAWSSGPTQQYNLLTLAPGASSIMLSLNTSVLQLAMAVGASAGGLIVAKVSLPSITWIGAFGVLLAVILIVFSRRLSSSHEQASVPSVAPQA
- the rpsR gene encoding 30S ribosomal protein S18; translation: MSFKPRDGGDGERPERKFGGRKGGRNKRRKVCFFTVNKITKVDYKDTDLLKKFISERGKILPRRVTGTSAKYQRLLTVAIKRSRQVALLPYTTE
- the ssb gene encoding single-stranded DNA-binding protein, giving the protein MLNRVILIGRLTRDPELRYTPAGVAVAQFTIAVDRPFTSGQGEREADFIPVVTWRQLAETCANYLRKGRLTAVEGRIQVRNYENNEGKRVYVTEVIADNVRFLESNKDAGGSREDSGGMGGGSFGGGSSYGNGGGGGGGYNSNNNSNNNSGRSSNNSRNDNRDPFSDDGRPIDISEDDLPF
- the rpsF gene encoding 30S ribosomal protein S6 translates to MRKYEVMYIVRPDVEQEALQAVVEKFNGIISNGGEVTKQDVSGKRRLAYEINKIREGYYVLVHFNGTTEVVNELDRILKITDEIIRFLVVRDVA
- a CDS encoding YjzC family protein is translated as MGEGTFYSAGDKAPNDGTYIEDGVNSFHQGIQNPQKVKLSKGQRFPENSNHERKWRRMGH